ggaggcttgAAACTTGAAAGGGTAGCAGTCCGTGCACTGGGCAGCATGGTCCGGGAGGACGGCGGCTTGGCTTTCAGCAGGACACGGCCAAATGGTTGCGCAGGTGGTTGGCGAAATCCACCTGGGTCTGGGAGAGGACTTGGTTGATGAGCGTCTTTGGCAGCcatccctggggaaaaaaagaacaattgGGCAGGGATGGCTTAGCtcctgacatataatgtgtgagCCCTTTGTGCATAACTCCTATCCCTGGTTCCACTGTGCATGAAAATGTCTCCAGCTGATTGCACTGCCAGGGGACAATCCTtaccccacccacccttgcaaggACATCTTTCTGGTAAAACACGTGTAAACAGCAATTTCATACAATTCTCCCTGTGTACGTACCTTTAAATCAATGCTGAGAAGCCAGGTTAACTTGGTCTGGGACGGATCTCCCGTGAGAGGTCGCAGGACCATACACGTTGGACCGTTCTCAGCCCTGCAGAAGGATGGAAGAACATCACGTTGGCATATTTCTGGGGCTGGCACTTGTATATATCCATCATTTACGGCCAGGTGAGTCTTCCCGGCAGCCATTTTCCTGATGGCTATTTGCACTGAGCCGGCTTCTGTCACAACCAGAACCTGTTTGCTTTGGCCTTATAATAATATGCAGACTGTTTTGAAAGGCCTCCAGCAGAAAGGCAGCAAACAAATTAGGAACCCCATCAGAACTGCCTTTCCGTAACGCTAGAGCAGAACTAGGCATTGACAGCAGACGCAAGGCTGCTGGAGAAAATGGCATCCCTGTGGTTAGTTCTTCCATGTCACAGCTAGTGTAAACAAGAGGAGGACCATGGGATCATGAGAAAGTCATTTGCAGGAACTAAAAACCCGTTGGCTTTCATACTATGCCTCAACTCCACCAGAAAAGGGGGCTCAATCAGCCTCCACTTCACAAAATTCAACAATGTctaacactgtttctcaaactgggtcgagACCCgctgggtgggtcatgagccaatttcaggtgggtccccgttcatttcaatattttatttttcatagattagacttcatgctactatgggatgtgactgcatttggggaaatgtgacagctctgtactttgaacaggctactatgtatatgtttttaccaatgatagtcaatgggacttactcctgggtaagtgtgggttggatggcagcctaggattgtaaaaaaatttcctgtttgataatgtcacttccggtcatcacttccggtcatcacttccggtgggtcctgacagattctcattctaaaaagtgggtcccagtgctaaaagtttgggaaccactggtctaccagATATCACAAACCAGAGTTCCCCGATCACCCAATGGGGAGCTGACTGtggaaagaagggaggaagggTGCTTGTGGATCCATCATAATAGCTTCAAGCTCCTCAGTGAGCCCAAAGCAATTTATGACACGGAATGGAGCCAGTCCAACTACTACGCAGAGCGAGATTCCAAATTGGTCCTTTATATGTACAAAGGTCCGTCCGAGCAAACTGATACTTGGGCAAgaatatttggggagggggccacAAAGCAGCCTGAAGCCTGGTATTCTgtgtcccagaatcctttgcaacctCACAGAACATGCAAAGACGCAACTCCTAGATCACAGCGCTATTGCTTTGGGAAGGAAAATGCCTCCTGAATACCAGCTCAGGGGGAACAAGGTTGACTGGCGTGAAGTGAAAGCGAAAGGCCATCATTTCAGTGAAACCAAGAAGCATTTACCGGATAACCCCGTCTTGCTTGGGCATCCCTGTGTAGGCGGTGGACATGCCGGCCAGGACACATGTGGAGCCACGCCTCTTGGCGCAGCGAACGCTCACAAAGTCTCGCGGCCCGACCAGGTTGCCGGCGGTCGCTGCGGCGGTTTCGTGGGTGATCACGGTATCTTTGCCGATTCTCTGCAGGATCTGTGCAACAGATTGTCAATGGAGACTATAATGTCACGGAAAGAGAGTCTTACCGCTGGCCACCTTGACTTCCTccttggaagaaaagcaggaggcCAATATAATAAAGAAATGAAACGGCAGTACGATTTGCTTTGTTGGCAATTACGTGAGAAGGCCAGGATACAAAACAAGATCGTCCTTGGTACTCAATGATGGTCATCAGCTCTAATCTGTTGAAATCCCCATGCACCCCATCTTAAGACTGCAGGTGCTGAGGGTGATTTCACCATGCCTGACCATCCGTCCCCCCTGGACAAACACGCCCCTGGTCACCACTGCCACCTGACtctccagggaaagctgtgaatccaggagcacccccaaacagtgggtcctggcagattgtcattctaaaaagtgggtcccagtgctaaaacactTGAGATCCACTGGTGTAGCCCACAAAAGTTGTCAcagacctggaaaaaaaaatggaaccgCTAatcatctaaggctgcaatcctaaccacactttcctgagagtaagccccactgaacaaaataggacttacttctgagtagatcaggttaggattgtgcccaaagtctaacATTAAGAACGGCTGCAGAATTTCCGTACTACAGACCTGAAGTGACACAACTGCTACTTGGTTGTTTTTAGGGAACCCTGGGAATTATAGTTCTCCAAGAGGCCAAGGAGAATTCTTAGGACTTCACtgaactataattcccaggattaTCTGAGGGGGGCCATGATACTTCAACGTAAATATAACATCAGAGTCCCTATTCCCTCCAAGGGCTGTTACTGGTGTCTCCTGTTCCTTttgagactgtgagccctttggggacacaGGAAGTGATCTGTGCCATGCAAGATCAATGCTCCATCTAGCCCAGGGTCAATACCTAACTCAGTGGAATAGCTTGTCTCTGCTTTTCATACAGAAGTTCAATCTCAGGTCTCCCCTGGTTGATACCCTGCCTGAATCCTGGACAGCCCCTGCCCGTTAGCATTGACAGTACTGATCTGGATGGACCAATGTTTGGACTCagtctaaggcagcttcctatattcatacagattttgtttttttcccccttttaccTTGACTTCTTTGACATTTGGGTTCCAGTCCCCCATCTGCTCCATCCTCTCCACCAACTCGCTGTAGACGCAGTCCAGAGGTTGGTCGACCACCACCTCGAGTCGGAAGACCTTCCCCACGTCTGGGAGGACCTTGCTCAGCACTGTGTCACCGTTGACCTGCAGGAAAGGAGAAGCCTCCAGGCATCAGAATCACCACCGTCCTCCGTAACGTGTCACAGTTTTAAAACAGCGGACACTTGGGAGGAGCTGTTGTAGGGATATAGCCTCGGCCGTGACCTTCCTAGGGGGCCTCAGGTCAGTCACTCCCGTTCTGTCTCAGACTTTCCCATCTGTGAGTTAGAAAAATGGCActtggagtgcaatcctaaccatgtcaacccagaggtaaatcccactgtgtttgatggggcttactcctaggtcgATGGGGCTACACTCCTACAGAAGTGTAACCTTTCCTTAGTTTAGGAAAGGTTGTTTTAAGAACTACATCAAGATAACTCACAGAGAATACTCTGCACACATAGACAGTGCTATACAAATATTAAATATCATTGCTGGGGGGTTTTAGGTCAGCCATTAGCCCAAgggtggcccaagacctcctgacacctgagcctcctgacagcatgccaaatgctgtcctcccctacctgatgatgtgccaatctctgttcctcccactctccagttcATCATTTCTTCCCCTCCACATATCCTTCTTTGTCCccatcttccttctccaatcTAGGGAGCggaaggaggtggaggaggagcagtggggggCAAGGAACtgaacagagatgggtgccccccccaccaatctggtgCCTGAGGCGACCACTTCAGTCAGCCCTATATGAGCCCTCACCTACCTCTAGGATTGTGGTGAGGATAAAATAAGGGGATAATAAAGGGCAATGCAGGGCTGTCCTGTGAGATCTTTCCTGAGACGAAACTGCCCAGGAATTCCCACCCATATCTTGTGGAATACTGCCAAAGACAGCCCTGGGTAAGCATCTAGTTGTTGACaggctaaggctgaaatcctatccacacttggcTATAATagtacttaattctgagtagacatgcataggattgggctctaagtttcctGATCTAGGCTTCTGATGTCAGCTGAGGAGCACATAGTCCATCAACAGTCTGTATCAGCAGGATCCTGTAAGAAGCCCCCAGCACGGCCACCATCTCCCAGCTCTTCATCTCAGTGCTCTGAGTCTAGCCTCTCCTCCACACGTCCTCTCCTGCTGTGTTCCCTTTTTCCTTTACAGATCAAGAGAGAAGGACAAAGAGTGGCTGGGGCCACTGCTTGAGTCAGggccacagctgctgcagcaaagcACCATGTAGGTGGGGGGGAAAGCAATatttggcataccacctcagAAGTTGGGAGCAGCGGCATTGCTTGGGGGGGAGCTGTGGGcaacaccgggtgacatgcacaggggaatGACACCCatactcaccaaaattttaaaaaacttggtatttttgaataatccatcatgttatacatcaatcaatgtgtaatttcatataagaacataagaacagccccactggatcaggccataggcccatctaatccagcttcatacatctcacagtggcccaccaaatgccccagggagcacaccagataacaagagacctgcaaggcttcctgggaattgtagttaagaacataagaacagccccactggatcaggccataggcccatctagtccagcttcctgtatctcacagtggcccaccaaatgccccagggagcacaccagttaacaagagacctcatcctggtgccctcccttgcatccggcattctgacatagcccatttctaaaatcaggaggttgtacatgcacttcatggcttgtactccgtaatggatttttcctccagaaacttctccaatccccttttaaaggcatccaggccagtcgccatcaccacatcctgtggcaaggagttccacagaccaaccacacgctgagtaaagaaatattttcttttgtctgtcctaacccgcccaacactcaattttagtggctgtcccctggttctggtgttgtgtgagagggtaaagagcatctctctatccactttatccttcccatgcataattttgtatgtctcaatcatgtccccactcaggcacctcttttctaggctgaagaggcccaaacgccgtagcctttcctcataaggaaggtgccccagcccagtaatcatcttagttgctctttttggcaccttttccatttccactatatcctttttgagatgtggcaaccagaactggacacaatactccaggtgtggcccaaccttaccatcgatttgtacaactgcattataatattagccgttttgcaatgaaacaaacaatgttgaaatatctctgtcctatcaaaagttatagccaaaaaaccaacagggcagggtgatggtacatcaccatgcccaccgcctggggtaTTGTTCCACCCACTGCgtagaaggaggtccatcatgggggtgatgtgctggcctcccgcattggatgatgcaaaccctagtgatgccacgggCTGGGAGGTCTCAGCTCTGACCATTGAACTCGGAACAACGCCCTCAATCATGCATCCGACCTACCACTACAGTTTCTGTTTTCCAGCCATCCTGGTCCCCCAGGATCTTCAGGGATTTCTGAAGGGCCTCCTCTCCTTGTTTGATGTAAGACATCTCCATTTCACCAAAGGGCTTCTCCTCTAGCCTGGAACCTGAAAGGTTAAATGCGGATGATgggaatctttttaaaaaaacatgagcGTAAAATACGCCTCAACAGCTTCAAATCGAAACGGCTGGTCAGGGCAGGGAGTCTGCAGCCCTAACAGGAAGAGGGCAACCTTTACAGGACCGGGACAGTACCACTCACTTAGCAATGAGCTCCGCCTGCGGACTTGGTCGATCCATTTGCTGGGACCCGGCCTGCTGAAAGCGAATTTGTTCAGCTCCTGGGCGATTGTCACGGCTGCCTGTCTCTTCAAGCCTGCAGGGAAGAAAGCAGAATTGATACTGAGGTTGAAATATTAAGGGCCGTGCACATTATTTTCTTCCTAGGTTGAAGCCCACCAGGAATCCAGGAGCTGGATTCCCCCCAGCACAGCTGCATGATGGGTCTGTAATTGGAACTCCTGGGCAGTTGTGTAGCTGAGGGGGAGCCGGGGGTACTGTGCACTTGGGTGGCACTCCGTGGGGGGCGGCAATCAACCATGCCGCGTGACCTGACTGCATGTTGTCGTTGCCTTGTTTGACTCTACGGCCTCAGAGCGGCTTCCTCACCTCCTGCTTGCCTCCTGAGGGATTTCCAACCCTTCTCGTGTCCTGGGAACCCTCCCCGCAGCCACGCTCAGAGTGaagtcatcatgtcactgcaattacatCTGGATCGCTGGGCAGTGTTTGAAGGGACGGTCCCGGGCGCCACAAGACCCAGGCATGCCCCTGCTCCTGGGACCCCGAAACTTCACACATAGCAAGTATTCTCTGAactcttctccctctccactgtttcctcttaagaacataagaagagcctcttTTTTCTCCACAAAAAAAGCAGGCAAGAGATGTGATCCTAACCGTGAACACAGTTAGGTTGCCAGATCCCAGGTTTCTGGAGGGCCTCCACGTTTTGGAGGACCATTGCAGGCTCTCCAGCCAGGCTCTCAGATCTCAGGGTTTGGGGGATGGGGCCTAATTCTTGCCAAGACCACCACCTCTGCCTCTTGCCTCCCTTCCATTTGAAATTTAATGTGCACACCACCACTTCCAATTTTCCTAGAAGGACAGGTAAGAGAAGGGAATGCAACTCAAGGAATTTGGGAGTAAGGCACGATATTATTGGAAAAACTTCTTCAAAAAACATATTTCCCTCATATATCtttgtaggttttcatggccagcagtaATCCAACCATTCaacatatatttatttgggtgagaagaccatggtggtgtcaaagaattagaacaacaaaaaaacaattaaaaacaacaaaatttaatttaatttaatttaacaattaaaacaacaaaaaacatggattttaacaacatggattctagttttaattctttgacacaagCAGGGCCTTCTCATGCAATATGCTACACATTTCACTCAGCTGGAAAAAGGAAATACTGCCATTATTCCCATTGGAAAAACGGCAAAAACTCTTTCAAAAGATTAGGATTTCTCCTCCTTGCCAGATTCTGCCTCCACCCATCCTTCTGCTGCAGGGATCCAGCCATGGCACCAGATTGTTTTGGTCATTCCATAATAAACATTTATGTGACATCACAAGGTCTCACCCTATGACATCAGCAGCAGGCCCTTCCTTTTGGATCCCAGGTTTTGAAAGCTGAGCTCTTCTGCCTCTAGCAGTTATATGGGAGGAAGACTTTTGGCTGGTTGTGCCGTGATGCAAAAAGCTGCCcttgccaaaccccccccccccccaaaaaatgataTAGAACGGCCGCCGCAAGGCAttaaagcaggggttctcaaatattttagcgccaaggcccactttttagaacgacaatctatcagtgcccactggaagtgatgtcattagcctggcagtgatgtcatggccgaaagcgacatcatcaaagtaggcttcaaacctaatctgtgatcagccaaaggtccccttacacagtgtgcttgtgctggtATTTTGCatggcttggaattcaaacattccaactcggAAGTCAAACAGAACACACCtcggatccttctccaaccacacagacctcccccctttcctgcagcccaTCTCCCCACCTATTcggggcaaagcaccaggcctctctcccaccaggagctcaccctgtccGGCAGGTctgtgccctgtattttcagctctggcTTCTCAATGGTGGCTGaactaggtgctatgcaacccacctgaaattggcttgtgacccacctagtgggtcctgacccacagtttgagaaacactgcattaaagcaaGGATAAATGATTGCTTACAAAGTGCTTTTGTTCATAGAACATCTCCAACACAAATTACCCTCTTGAATGACCATAGAAATGAACTGAGAAGGCTTGTCTGCCTGTGTCTCTGTGTCATCCTGAGCTGTGTTTACAGAGTTCTTCCTCCTCCATCCTTTTGTCTTCTTTCTGTCACCATTTCAGCACTACTCAAGATTTTTATAGTGCTTTTTTTTAACCTGGATATTCAAATGCATTGTCTCCCTAGTCCTGACAACTACCTTGTGAAGTAGGCCAGTACTTAATATCATGCTTGGATAGCTAAGGAAAAGAGGCACAGTGCGCAAAACCACAGACATGAGCTTGCACTTCAGATGCTTTCATGCATTCTCATCTTGAAATTCTGCTAAGCCTTTGATGGTACAGAACAAACCCAATAATCCTTGTGACCCCACCATCGCTCTGCAAGAACCTCCAGGGGCCCTGGCTTACTACTGGACAGCTGGGAGGAGGAGTGGCAGGAGGGGAGCCTCTCTGCCCCAGAAATTGGCTGGGCACAAGTGTGGCTGGGCAAATGCGGCCCACCAGCCCCACCTGTGCAGACAGCCTCGGGCAAAGCGTTCAGCAAAAGGGATTCTCAATCCTCAGCTCACCCTCTTAAGCAGAGCcgctgagaggaattttgtcagggggtacaaagtttctttggggcctcttcccttctccaATGGATCATAATGtcatatgatcattggatcatGATTTTTATGAATTATGATATGTAAAACTATGTACGCTTGCACAAAATGGAAATGTTAGTCCTCATGACatgcatgcaaacattttctgagatcccaggaaaattcCATGTGCCCCTATGACTCACAGGTCCATTTTTTGTGACTCTGAGCCCAGGTACGATGTAACCCCCCTCacacccctctcatgggccctggtgagataggaaaatgcacGATCCCAGCAAATTTTtggtgccctcctttggctcccgagCCCCCTTTAAGACCCCccggcccaggtacaatttactccctgcaccccctctcataggccctgctccCAAGTCATGCCTGCAGTCATATCCCTAGATCAGCACTATGTTCACCAAGTTAACAGTTCTCTGTGCAAAAATACCACCTCATCTTAGATGGTGCTGTCTTGGTGCCCTAAACACAGCATCCTCATTGTTGCCCTTACCTGCCATGTTGTGCAAGTGCCTGTAGGAGATGCCGGCGCAGAGCTTAAATGTGGCTGGCAGCATCGTGGTCTTGGGCTCAAAGCGGTGGAGGCTCCCGGCTGTAGTGTCTCTTCTGAGGCTGCTGTGTTGCTAGTCTAGGGTTTTTTTTTCGCCGCTCTCCAGCCCTTAAATACACCCCATGAAGGATGTTGGTTTGTCAGCAAGGAGATAAGGAAAGACATGatttacagcagcagcactgacacCAAGGCCAAACCCATCGTCCCGTGCTCTTGATGGCGGTAGGAGTGGGCGGTGTGGGTGTGACAGGCGGAAGCCCATCAGAGGGTAAGCTGTGCAATCCACAAGCCACCGAACCTGGGATACCTGCGAGCAAAAGTTGCCAACTCTTTTCCTGGCAGGTCCCCTCGACTGTGAACAGCTGTGAGACAAACCAGTTCAGTGGATGAAAGTTTCCCTTTCATCTGCTGAAAGGACTGCTTtgggtcatccccccccccctccggcccCATGAGACTGCTGTATCTTGACCAGCTAGAGCCctgattttcaaacactgtgccctGGAACATTAGTgcgccgtgaatggtccacagatgcactgcaggagtttgggggtggcagaagtattagcagggccattgggggatatgagtccccagccagcagtgtggcgtgccttgtcgattgtaaaaaaaaaaacaaactgatggtgcaccttgacaattttagcacattgtcagtgtgccgtgagatggaaaggGTTGAAAAATAGCTGACCTCTCCCCCTTACCCCCCCACCATGGTGTGCCATCTGCAGTCTTCACagttcccactccctgaatttgcAAAGAAATTCAGAAAAAAGAacttgcaaagggggaggagcgAAAGAGGAAGTGCATAGGAAAGTGGAGGGCTAGTGCTTCCTCactgatctgctgcctgaagcaaccagcTCAGTTGGCCTCAATAATGAGCCAGCTTTGGTTGCTAGTTTGCCCCCAAACAACCCTATTCCTCCCACTTCTTGCTTTTCTCTAAGGTTGCAAAGATTAGGCTGAAGCAATGTGGGGGCTGCGACTGAGTTTCACCCTTTTATCATTGGGCCTCATCCCTTTAAAATGGGTACCAGATGTCTCCCTGCTTGATATTGCAAGCTTTTGGCTACCAAAACCCATTTGTGGCAGCACCTGTCAATCGGGAAGCCCTTGCTCTTTACAGATCTTGGGAATCGAAAAATGCTTCTTGCTCAGAATACACATTTTtgtcacccagtggcatagctaatgatcatgtagccctggaagttatgtcacaactggaagtgacatcatgccctggcttttaaaaaatgaaaatcaggaggaaacccacctcctccccccaacagctctccacccacttgctctgccgccgccgcccccccatcagttagtagttggcaaccttcagtctcgaaagactatggtatcgtgctctgaaaggtggttctggcacagcgtctagtgtggctgaaaaggccgattcgggagtgacaatcccttccacaccgggagcaagtgcagtctctccctggtctgtccccctggctatgggccttccttcttggcctctttgcctcagtctgttggccaagtgtctcttcagactgggaaaggccatgttgcacagcctgcctccaagcgggccgctcagaggccagggtttcccacctgttgaggtccactcctaaggccttcagatccctcttgcagatgtccttgtatcgcagctgtggtctacctgtagggcgctttccttgcacgagttctccatagaggagatcctttgggatccggccatcatccattctcacgacatgaccaagccaacgcaggcgtctctgtttcagtagtgcatacatgctagggattccagcacgttccaggactgtgttgtttggaactttgtcctgccaggtgatgccgagagtAGCTAAGtagctaaggcatttatctgctacctggggtcaaagaagattttgtagccccccccccccactacaaaagcaaatttaattaggtgaataaataaaaagtgtgctacctattggttagagacactgtgctgaggtgaagagggacagttattctccctttATAAGAGGAACACctgttgaaaaagtgcttctacccagttagcagtggtaactgtgatacatggaaatgaaacatgactcatattaacaccttataggttccatgctgtatcataataacatttcacaGGCTCTCAGAagatcaatctcataggtcagttttaagaaaatccactttttgttccataagccagttgtgttttcattttctggttattgggCATACCTTtagacagaatacagatattccaatgtggtttatttcattgaattctgcattagactacctttccaatgatatataacatgctggtattattcgtACACACCAAGGTTTTCACTTTTTTGGCCAGCTCAGCTTGTAGCACCCCCCCGCAAGCTTATTGCCCAGTGCAATAGCTACCCTCTGTACCCCCTTAGCTGCTCCCCTTAGCTGTTGCCGCCTGTGATTTTTCTAGGACAGATTCCTGGAATctggaaatatattttttcacacAAAATACCCTCGAGTTCTGATGGTTACAAATGACAGCCGTCCCTTCAGTGCAGCTTCAGCATAATCTTTGGGGCACTTTCTGGTCCAACActagacattccccccccccccccaccaaccttCTTTGTTGTGTTGGTTTTCCAACGAAACCTCAGCAATGTGGCTGATGCGTCAAAGCTTATCATGCAAGCTTGTTGCCATGTTCCAATTTATTTTTGTTGATATAAATATGTAGCCCTTGTGCAATGCATGTTAGTGGAAAGTGTGTGTGATGTAATGTCTCAAACACCCCGTGTGATGTAATGTGATGTAGTGTGATGTAATGTCTCTCTGTGCCGACATGCACATGGGGTTTCTAAGCACTCGATGGACTCGCAATGATGCAAAACAGGATCTGGACCTTGCTTTGCTTTCAAAAGAAAAGGGCGTCATCAAGAAGGCCACAAGGGCAAAACAGATCATCGTTTTAGGGCTTTTAGGGCAAAACAAAATTGTGAATGTCTTTGGGCTGCTAATTTGTCCAAATTGactcagcctaatcctatgcatgtctacccagatgtaaatcccatcagagtcagtggggcttactcccaggtaagtgtgggtaggattagaGTCACTGTTTCTCCAGCTTTGTTGCAGGAGGCAATGATGAATTCCAAGCCATTTGGGGGCTGCAACCAGGTTTGGCTTCTTCTGCTGTTAGGCtgtagtccagccattttcagccactgggccgtgacacactggtgtgccgtgaatggtctgcaggtgtgccatgggagtttggaggagggtcatttattagtagggccattgggggatgtgagccccccaccaacagcatggtgtaccttgtcacttgtccaaaaaccgatggtttGCCTTGGCAAtttaccttgtcagtgtgccatgagatgaaaaaggttgaaaatcactgctctagtctgTTAAGCTACTGGGCCCTGGCAGGAAAGTGCCAGGTACCCATTCCCCATTTTTCAAAGGTTGGcaatcttgtgacatcaccatgaCCCGTCCCATGACATCACCAGGCTGTGCCTCAGAAACCTCCAGGTTTGGGCTATGTCTGATTGGACACCCCTAAAATGGATCCTTTATTCAAAAGTGGCTCTTCTACAAATGTCAGGGGTACAGTATATTGTCTACACTCAATGCAAGGAGGGAATGGGAGTTAGCTTTGTTTCCAAGGAGAGTGtggtgctttgggggggggggtatcaaagGAGGCGGGGGTATCAAAGGAGGggggtatcccctgggggctggggatcccctgggggctggggataagaataggccctcagtttggctgtacttgtcgtaagaggcgactaaacagccaccgggtagatgggactcgtcagcccgggaaggcagctcatctaagagaaggaaaattctgatc
The sequence above is a segment of the Tiliqua scincoides isolate rTilSci1 chromosome 11, rTilSci1.hap2, whole genome shotgun sequence genome. Coding sequences within it:
- the STAR gene encoding steroidogenic acute regulatory protein, mitochondrial, translating into MLPATFKLCAGISYRHLHNMAGLKRQAAVTIAQELNKFAFSRPGPSKWIDQVRRRSSLLSSRLEEKPFGEMEMSYIKQGEEALQKSLKILGDQDGWKTETVVVNGDTVLSKVLPDVGKVFRLEVVVDQPLDCVYSELVERMEQMGDWNPNVKEVKILQRIGKDTVITHETAAATAGNLVGPRDFVSVRCAKRRGSTCVLAGMSTAYTGMPKQDGVIRAENGPTCMVLRPLTGDPSQTKLTWLLSIDLKGWLPKTLINQVLSQTQVDFANHLRNHLAVSC